One window from the genome of Cyprinus carpio isolate SPL01 chromosome B1, ASM1834038v1, whole genome shotgun sequence encodes:
- the LOC109075339 gene encoding FERM domain-containing protein 7 has product MGDKFELLKTPVNSTALRKKSKNEKLRLRVIFLDDSERVFEVERKILGSDFFNKVCGHLKLLEKEYFGLEFRHHTGSYVWLELLKPVAKQIKNISDVAFHFIVKFFPPDPGQLQRGLTRYLFALQIKQDLSNGSLTCNDNSAALLVSHILQAEIGDYEDELDAHHLENKQYVPNQEYLDHKIIRFHKKHRGHTPAESDVHLLEVARKMDMYGIRPHPAHDGEGMRINLAVTHMGVLVFQGNTKINTFSWAKIRKLSFKRKHFLIKLHTESGPSRRDTVEFSMASRDVCKAFWKLCVEYHAFFRLAEEPKSHQRSILSSKGSSFRYSGRTQKQLLECVGSGDKKHLPFERSYCKSEYDTRQCRSSPDILTDVSKQLYEHLPPDPTVAGQHSEQTGVAKRSLSAVEVMFANELERSRPLSQNPAFSSNSASPKLRSLSTSGAEHRSRGAQRQKAKRRLSPSTQHLVLLYPNTPHLQYHPVLPTFPLANHPYLLQDHTSSSLDRLPQTHHNHVPLQYLPRQIAHSSLPSSCLSPQLQKQQEKFRPAGQGESRLYPRGGLGLRVGLNRKLDLSGVEAGHYSDDSTFQTGLPRRASSQPDFEFQRLTLASNAAAYASEYRPLGYYPHLSRHQVPTRPTYLPLSPAPLPERPTSLCVLGTGSYSDSDSDTFYPYFPALGKVVRSGPLARMRFSSGSLQLDEEDGEEEDLDCPNDEENTTLTTVKVLKL; this is encoded by the exons ATGGGAGATAAGTTCGAGCTGCTGAAGACACCTGTCAATAGCACAGCTTTGCGGAAGAAAAGCAAGAATGAGAAACTGCGATTACGCGTCATTTTTTTAGACGACAGCGAGAGAGTTTTCGAGGTGGAG AGAAAGATTCTGGGCTCTGATTTCTTCAATAAGGTGTGTGGTCATCTAAAGCTGCTGGAGAAAGAGTACTTTGGCCTGGAGTTCCGTCACCATACTGGCAGCTAT GTTTGGCTTGAACTCCTGAAACCAGTGGCTAAGCAAATCAAAA ATATCAGTGATGTGGCTTTCCATTTTATAGTGAAGTTTTTCCCTCCTGACCCAGGACAATTGCAGAGAGGCTTAACAAG GTATCTGTTTGCCCTTCAGATCAAACAGGATCTGTCAAATGGTAGCCTTACCTGTAACGATAACAGCGCCGCCCTGCTGGTCTCTCATATACTGCAAG CTGAAATCGGGGATTATGAAGATGAGTTGGATGCTCATCATCTTGAAAATAAGCAATATGTGCCAAACCAAGAATACTTGGACCACAAAATCATTCGCTTTCACAAAAAGCACAG aggtcacactcCTGCTGAATCAGATGTGCATTTGCTGGAGGTTGCCCGGAAAATGGACATGTACGGGATCCGCCCTCACCCTGCCCATGATGGAGAAGGCATGAGGATCAATCTCGCTGTCACACATATGGGAGTACTCGTCTTTCag GGAAACACAAAGATCAATACCTTCAGCTGGGCCAAGATCCGAAAGCTGAGCTTCAAGAGGAAACATTTCCTCATCAAACTCCACACTGAGAGTGGG CCTTCAAGGAGAGACACTGTTGAATTTTCCATGGCCAGCAGAGATGTGTGTAAGGCATTCTGGAAGTTGTGTGTGGAGTATCATGCTTTCTTCAGACTAGCCGAAGAGCCCAAGTCACATCAAAGGTCCATTCTGTCCAGCAAAGGATCCAGTTTCAGATACAG TGGCAGGACACAGAAGCAACTTCTTGAGTGTGTAGGCTCTGGTGACAAGAAACATTTGCCTTTTGAAAG aagttacTGCAAGTCTGAATATGACACTCGACAGTGCAGATCCTCTCCTGACATACTGACTGACGTCTCCAAGCAG CTGTACGAGCATCTACCTCCCGACCCAACCGTTGCTGGGCAACACAGTGAACAGACAGGCGTAGCAAAACGCAGCCTATCCGCTGTGGAAGTTATGTTCGCTAATGAGCTGGAACGATCCAGGCCCTTGTCACAAAATCCTGCCTTCTCAAGCAACTCTGCCTCGCCCAAGCTCCGTTCCCTTTCCACATCAGGAGCAGAACATCGTAGTAGAGGAGCTCAGAGACAAAAGGCAAAGAGAAGATTGTCTCCTAGCACCCAGCATCTTGTGCTCCTCTATCCTAACACGCCCCATCTACAGTACCACCCAGTGCTGCCAACCTTCCCACTCGCCAATCATCCGTACCTGCTGCAAGACCACACGTCCTCATCCCTAGACCGACTCCCTCAAACCCATCACAACCATGTGCCTCTGCAATACTTGCCCAGACAAATTGCCCATTCGTCATTACCGTCCTCTTGCTTGTCACCACAACTACAAAAGCAGCAGGAAAAGTTCCGTCCCGCCGGCCAGGGAGAATCGAGATTGTACCCCAGAGGAGGACTAGGACTAAGGGTTGGGTTGAATAGGAAATTGGACTTGAGTGGAGTGGAAGCAGGCCATTACAGCGACGACTCCACCTTTCAGACTGGCTTGCCGCGTCGAGCCTCAAGCCAACCAGACTTCGAATTCCAGCGACTTACACTAGCCTCCAACGCCGCTGCCTATGCCTCCGAGTATCGCCCTCTAGGATATTATCCACACCTTTCTCGACACCAGGTTCCTACCAGGCCCACCTACCTTCCTCTAAGTCCCGCCCCACTACCGGAAAGACCCACTTCTTTATGTGTACTCGGCACAGGTAGTTATAGTGATTCAGATTCAGACACTTTCTACCCCTACTTTCCTGCACTGGGTAAAGTGGTGCGTTCTGGTCCGCTGGCACGCATGCGCTTTTCTTCTGGAAGCCTCCAACTTGATGAAGAGGATGGAGAGGAAGAGGACTTGGACTGCCCGAATGATGAGGAGAACACAACTCTCACAACTGTTAAGGTGCTGAAGTTGTAG